Genomic segment of Azospirillum brasilense:
CCTGTGCCAGGAAGCGCGCCAGTTCGTCCTTCGTCTTGTGCCGCAGCAACCCGCCGGAGCCCTTTCCCGCAGTGTCGAGCATGGCACCGGCGAAGCCGGCTTTCGCGATGTCGGGAAGCAGAGTGCCGGGGTCGGTCCAAAGATCGGCGAACAGCACGGCGACGATGCGGGTGCCCCGCCGGGCCTCCGGCGCCAATGCCTCGACGCAGCCCACCGGATCGCCGGGGGGAGACAGGCCGATCTTCACGTACTCGACGCCGCAGGCCCAGGTCTCGGCCACGCGCCTCGTCACGGGGGCGGGGTCCATCGGCAGGTCGCCTACGGTGGCGCTCAGCGGTGCGCGGACGGACCATCGGCGGGCTGTGTCCACAGCGTGGGCGATGGCGTCCTGCGGCCATGCCCCGAGTGCACCAGCCTTGGGGTCTTTCAAATCGAGAATGTCCGCACCACCCCGTGCGGCGAGCGTCAGTTCCTCCAGGGACGCGACGCTGGCGAGCAGCCGCGTCATGGTGCCTTCCCCCCGCACGCCCGGTGTTCGGCGATGCGGTCGAGCAGCCAGCCCCACGCCTCCAGCTCGACGGGACCGGCGGTCTTGCCGATGGCGATCGACAGATAGTCGATTTCCCGGTCAATCTTTTCGGGTGGCAGGAGGTGCAGGCGGCTGACCAGAATCGCCCCCTCCACCACGGCGGCCTGCGCCCGGTTGAATCCACGGAACGGACGGTGGGTGACGCGATGCACCGGGCGGCAGTCCAGGCGCGGGCGCACGCCATCGTCCTCCACCGCGGCCACGTCCAGTTCCTCATGCGCCAGCGCCCCGGCGAGCACCGCGCCGCGGATGCGCTCCGCCGGAATGGTCGGCCAGTCGCGTTGCCGCCCGGAGACACAGCCGGCAAACACCCGGACGTCGTCGGTGAAGTTCACCACCGCGCAGCGCGTGGCGAGCAGGTTGTCGAGCGTGCGCGACGGACGGAAGGGGGCCAGGACATAGCCGGTCTCGGTCACCGTGGCGCCCATGGGGGCCACGTGGACGGTGCCCGCCGCGTCGCAGCTCGTGATGATGGTTTCGCGGATGAAGGTCACGTCTCGCCCCCTCCGATGCTGTCCGGCGCGTCCGCCGCCACGCCCCAGCGCAGTTCGTTGTCCTGGCTGTAGCGCTTGCCGAGCTGCCAGGCGATCTGCGCGCGCGCCAGTTCCGCCCCGAGATAGAAGGCGTGCCCCATATCGGTGCGGGGATCGATGTGCGGGAGCAGGGCGAAGGGATCGCCGGCCACATGGTGCCCATCGCGGTTGTAGAGATGGAGCCCCCGCTCCGTCACCTCGATCCGGTAGTTCGGGTCGCGGATGCGGGCGGCGAGGTCGGCCACCTGCTCCGGCGTGCTGGTGAAGGGCTTGCGGTCGCGCAGGCAGAGCAGGGCGTCGCCGAAATTGCGGGGCAGGGCACCGGCCTCCGCGGCGGCGAAGAACTGGCGCCGCGCCGCGTCGAACTCGCGGATGGTCCGGCGGCAATGGGGGCTGACCTGCACCGTCAGGACATGGTCGATGCGCAGTTCGGAGACGACCCCCATCAGCAGCGCGGTCATCCCCGGCGTGTCGGCGTCGGTCAGTTCGGTGACGTTGCCGACCCCCATCAGGATTTCCAGGTCGGGATGGCGCGCCCGGACCTCGCGGTAGCGCAACAGGGAGTCGGTGAAGCCGTGATGGATCGGCTCCAGGATCGGGTCGGCGATGCAGCGGCGTCCCGCGTCTCGGATTGCGTCCAGCGCCCGGTCGAGCGACGGGAGATCGCCCGGCGTGGTGGGGATGACGATGGGCACCGCGTCGGTCTCGCGGGCGACCCAGGCGGTCTCCTCGGTCAGGCTGAGCAGGTAGGAAGCGCCCGCCGCGGCACCGCGCAACAGCTCCCTGGGGTCGAGGGAATCGACGCTGACCGTGTGGCCGGCCTCGCGCAGTGCCGTCACCGCCTCCTCCAGATGGGGGAAGGGATGGTCGGGCAGTCCGCCGAGGTCGATCACATCTGCCCCGTCCGCCGCGAAGCGGGCAGCCCGCTCCAGGATCGCCGGCACGTCGAGCAGCGGCGCCTCGACGATCTCGGCAAAGATCCTGGTGCGGTAGCGGCTGAGATCGAGCGGGGTGGCCTGACGCCGGAAATGCTGGGGCAGATCATCCAGCTCGTCGGGACCGCGCTCGAAGGGCACGCCGAAATGGGCGGACAGCCGGTCGAGGTCGCCGCGGAACCGCCCCGGCAGCAGGACGAGGTCGGCCCCCTCGGTCGAGGCGAGGCGGCGCAGCACGATTTCCGTCGTCGCCAGCGCCGCGACCTTGATGCCGAGATTGACCACGGTGGTTCGGAACTCCAGCGGTTCCAGTGCGGCAAGCACATGGCGCAGGCGCGGTTCGGCCAGTGCGCCGGTCAGGAACAGGACGTGCTTGGGACGCTCAGCCATCGGCGTCCTGTTGATCGACGGGCAGGGCAAGGTGGGTGCCGCACGGGTTGCCCTGGTCCAGAGCCTTGGCGAAGCGCCGGTGATCGTCGCGCGACACGCACCAGACGGCCCCGCCGTAGCGCGCCATGCGGTCCGGCAAGGCCGGATCGACGATGCCCTCCGATACGAGCTGCGTCACGGGGGCCACGGCGTCCGGCAAGGCAGCGGACTTGACGAGAACCGCGCAGGCGGCGCCGAGCGCGCCGGCCAGCCAGACCGCCAGACTGTCGGACGTGACGTCCCAGCTTTCCGCCACGTCGGCGTTGTCCGCCAGGGGAAGGGGCATCCAGACGGTCGGGCTCGGCTGGCCGCGCAGGTCGGCGAGGCTGCGGGCGGGTGTCAGCCGCGGCTCCAGGTCGGCCAGGGCGGTTCCGTACTGCTCCATGGCGAGCAGGGCCATGCGGTGCGCGGCACGGTCGCCGAAGCCGAGCGCCGGCTGGGCGTCGCGAACGGCGTCGGCGAAGGGACCGCCGCCGGGGACGATCACGACCCGCAGGCGCCGCGCCGCGGCCAGGATCTCCAGCCAGCGTCGCAATTCCGGGGCGCGCCACAGGCTGCCGCCCAGCTTCACGACCCACAACGGCGCGCTGCTCATGATGCCGTTCGCGCTCCCTCGGGACGGGAACGCTCGATAACGATGCCGACGCCGCCGGATTCCGGGACGACGTCCAGCTTCTCCACCTGCACCCGCGCGCGGGTCACATCCGGGTTGGAGAAGCACAGCGCGAGGATCCGGTCGCCCAGCGTCTCGACGAGGTTCACATGGGCGCCGTCGCGCAGGGCGCGGATGCCGTCGATCAGGAAGTCGTAGGACAGCACTTCGTCCAGGCTGTCGGTCATCGGCCGGTCGGGCCAGGGCAGAGTCAGCGAGACGTTGATCCGGACGCGCTGCGTGCGCTCCTTTTCCTCGTCCCAGACGCCGATCCGGAACTGGTCCACATAGTCGCGCAGCGTGATGTCGTAGTACCGGACGCGGCTCGCCGCCGGGCGGTACGGGACATAGGAGAGCAAAGCGTCGTCGGCCAAGCGATCCTCCTCCCCGTGTCGGACGAAGGTTGGCTCCCCCGCCTCGGATGTCGTCAGGGTTCGTCACCGGTCGGACGGCGGTGCGGCCAGCAGGCGGTGACGCAGCAGCCAGTCGACGCCGCGCCGCCACGACCGCTCGTTGTCGCCGCGGATGTCCGCGTTCGCGACGGCGATGATCTCGCCGTCTTCACCGCCATCTCCGGTGCGGCGCATTATAATCTGCATGTTGAGGATCAGCGTGCTGATCTTATGGATGAAACCCGTCACCACGATGTCCGCGCCGGCGCGGCGCCCGAGGTCGCGTTCGCAGCCGTTGCACCGATAGAGCGACGCCGGCACCTCCGCGGCGACGGCGCTGTCGTGAACGCCGGTCACCGCGTAACCGCCATCCTTCAGCCCGTCGCGCAGCAGCGCCGTCACCCGTTCCAGCCGTCCGGCATGGTCCGGATCGGGAGGTTCCCGGCTGGTGTCCACCAGTTCCAGATCGAAGACCAGAACCTTGGCCGGCGTCTGCGCCGCCGCCGGAGCCGCGCCGCTCAGCAGCAGGAACAGGAGCGCCGGCGCAGCGAACTCCGTCGGCCTCATCCGAATGCGTGGATGGGCAAGGACGCCCGATGTCCGGCAGAATCCCATCATGCGTCACCGCTCCGCTGTTCTTGCCGTCGCGTTGCTCACCTTGGCCTCTGTCCCGGCGGCGTCCGTTCCGGCGGGGGCGGCCGGGAGCGACCCGGATTGGCCCTGCGTCCAGATCCTCGTGCCGGCCCTGTCGTCCGGCCAGATCTGGCCCGGCGATCCCATAGAGGGGAAGGAAGGCGACTGGCGCGATATTCCCGGCACCGAACCGGTCCTTAAGCAGCTTCTCGACCGCCGGCTCGATCCGGAGCAAGAGCAGGCGGCGATCGACCGCTTCGCCGACCAGCTGGAAGCCGACCGGGCAGCGGCGGACCGCAACGCCGCCCTCACCGCCCTGTTCGCCGGCGTCTTCGACGCGCTCAACCAGGAGCGCGGGCAGGCCATTTCGGCCATCAAGCGCTACGCCCACCAGCAGCGCGTCCTGCTCGACAGCATCGACGCGGCATTGACCCGCCTCCAGACGCTTCCCGCCGACGCTCCCGAGGCGGCGGCGCTGCGGGAGGAGATCGCGTGGCGGCGGCGCATCCTCGACGAGCGGCGACGCAACCAGACGGCGTTGTGCGAGCAGCCGGTCCAGTTCGAACAGAAGGCCGGCCGCATCGCCCGGGACATCGCCGCCCGCCTGGACTGAGGCGAGCGGTTTCGCTCAGTTCGACGGGCCGCCGGTGAAGGGCTGCACCGTCTCCAGCCCGTATCCCGCCTCCTGCCAGCGCATGGCGCCGTCGGAATACCAGTAGACGTTGCCGTACCCCCACTCCACGGCGCGCTTGGCGGCGTTCCAGGACATCCAGCAATCCGGCTCGCAGAAGAAGACCAGCCGGGCGGCCCGATCCCCATGACTCACGGTCTCCAGACCGGCGCGGAAATAGCGCTCCTGTTCGCCCGACAGGCTGCCGTAGCCGGTGTTGGGAAGCCAGACCGCGCCCGGCAGACTGCGGCGGGGCGGCGGCACCCACACGGCCGGCTCCGGACGGTCCGCCGGGCGCGGCGGAGCCGGCATCACGTCGACCAGCCGCGTGTCGGGAAAATGCTCGATCAGCCGCCGCAACTCCGCCAGGGTCACGGTGGAGGCACCGGACAGGCCGGCCGGGGTCGGGGCGCGGTATTGGTCCATCCGGTAGCCCGGCGGCTCGATGGCGGCGGCGGTCTTCAACGCGCCATCGGGGCCGATGATCGGGACGTGGTAGCGCAGCAGGATGCGGTCGATGTCGTCCTGGCGGCGCTTGATGAAATCGTTCAGCCAGTGCTTCCACTCCGGCTCGTCGGAGCGGATGCCCATGGAGATGTTGAATTGCAGCCGGGCGCCCGCCGGCTCCTTGACCAGCGGCACGACGGTCAGCGGCTCCGTCTGCTGGGCGGCGAAATAGCCGGCGATCGGCCCCCAGATCACCGCGGCGTCGGTCCTGCCGGCGGCGACGTCCTCGATGGCGTCGCGGGCCGGGTTGTTGGCGCGCGTGTCGGTGTTGAGCTGGTAGGGCTCCGTCCGGGTGATGCCGTAGAGGCGCAGCAGATTGACCGCGGGCGTCTTCTCGACGACGCCGATGCGGGCGTCTTTCAGCGACGGATCGCCCACGCTCTCCGCCCGGATGCCCGACTTTGTGCGGTAAACGAGGGAATAGACGGTCCGGTAGTAGGGGTTGGTGTTCTGCATCAGCTCTTCGCCGGACGCCGTGCCCATGACGAGGTCGCACTGTCGCGCGCGCAGCGTGTTGCGGACGAAGCCGATGGTCTGCGGCCACCAATAATAGGTCACCGGTTTCTTCAGATCCTCGCCGATGAGCCGGGCGATCTCGTTCTCGAAACCCTCCATCCTCTCGTTGGAATAGGGCAGGAGGTTGCCGTCGGCGCAGACCCGCACGGTCTCGCGTTCCGTCACCTCGACGGCGTGGGCCGGCGCGGTGACGGACAGCAGCGCCGCGGCGATGGTGACGGCAAGGGCGATGGATGCGGAAGGATTTGCCATGAAGGAACCTCCTGCCGGATCAGCCGCCGATGCGTTGCGGGCGTCCGCCGGGCAGCGCGCCGTCGGCCCGTGCCTTCAGGTAGCGGTAGATGTCGTCCAGATGGTCCATGATGTTCGGATCGAGGCCGAAGGAGGGCATCACCTTGTCGCCGGTGGCTCCCTGGTTCTGGCGGCCGTTGACCACGACCTCCTTGAACTCGTCGTAGCTGAGGCGTTTGAGCGAGTCCGCGAGGCTGGGGGCGAAGGACGACCCCGACGCGTCGAAGCCGTGGCAGGTGTGGCAGGTCGCGTGGAAGCGGCGGTAGCCGTTGTAGGTTCCCTTGTCCACCTGACCGTCCTTGACGATGTAGGTCGGTGTTCCGTCGGGGGTCGTCGGCGCGTCCTGCGCCAGGGCGGCGAAACAGGCGACGGTGCCCACGGTCAGCGCACCGGTCAGCAAGCCAAGTCTGCGTTTCATGGATGTCGAGATCCTTGCCCGGAAGCCGGGTCCCAGTAAATGCCGAAGGCTCTAAAGCAAAACCCCCGGTGCGTTGCGGCACCGGGGGCAGGTCTGCCGATCACTTCTGGTCCGGGATGTGGAACACCGTCAGGACGCCACCGAGCTGGGTGTATTCGCCCAGCGACTGGTGGGCGCCGACCGCGCCGAGGCCGGCGGTCGCCACGCCTCCACCCTCGGTGTGGCCGGGATGGACGGCGTTGTGCCACGCCTGCGCCCCGGCCTCCTGGGTCAGGCCCGCGGCGAGGCCGATGCCGGCCCAACCGCCGACGCCCGACAGGACGGCCACATACTGCTTGCCGTTGTGGGTGTAGGTGTTGATGTTGCCGATGATCCCGGACGGGGTCTTGAACCGCCACAGCTCCTTGCCGTCCTTCATGTCGACGGCGACAAGGTAGCCTTCGAGCGTCCCGTAATAGGCGACGCCGCCCTTGGTGGACAGGGCGCCGCTCCACACCGCGAAGCGTTCCGGCCGCGACCAGACGATCTTGCCGGCCGCCGCGTCCCAGGCGATGAAGTTGCCCATGCCGCCGTGCGAGTTCGGCGTCGGGTACATGGACACGGTCGAGCCGACATAGGCCTGCCCCGCCGTGTAGGAGACGGAGAACGGCTCATAGTCCATGCAGATGTGGTTGGTCGGGACGTAGAACAGGCCGGTGTCCGGCGAGAAGGAGGCCGGTTGCTGGTCCTTGCTGCCGAGTGCTGCCGGGCACACGGCCGCGGTGTTCTTGTCCTCGCCGTTGGCAAAGGTGCTGTATTTGTCGACGACGTTCGGCCGTCCGGTCTTCATATCGACGTCGGTCGCCCAGTTGACCGTCGGGTCGAACTTCTGCGCGACGAGCAGCTCGCCGGTCGCCCGGTCCAGGGTGTAGGCGAAGCCGTTGCGGTCGAAGTTGACCAGAACCTTGCGCTGCTGGCCGTTCATGTTGATGTCGGCGAGGATGTTCTCGTTGACGCCGTCGAAGTCCCATTCGTCGAAGGGCGTCTTCTGGTAGACCCACTTCGCCTCGCCGGTCTCCGGATCGCGGGCGAAGATGGTCATCGACCATTTGTTGTCGCTCTTGGCCCGGTCCTTGTCGACGGCCCGCTGCGTCGGGTTCCAGGTGCCGGGGTTGCCGGTGCCGTAATAGATCAGGTTGAGCGCCGGATCGTAGGTGTACCAGCCCCAGGTGGTCCCGCCGCCGCGCTTCCATTCCTCGCCCGGCCAGGTCGAGACGCCGAGGTCCTTCTGCCCGATGGGCTTGCCCATCATCATCGTCTTCGACGGGTCGATCTTCACGTCGGTGTCGGGACCGGTCGAGAAGGCCCGCCACACCATCTTGCCGCTGTTGGTGTCGTAGGCCGTCAGATGCCCGCGCACGCCGAACTCGCCGCCGCTGATGCCGACGAAGACCTTGTCCTTGACCACCAGCGGGGCCGCCGTCAGGGTCTCGCCCTTGGTGTGGTCGCCGTTCTTGGCCTTCCACATCTCCTTGCCGGTCTTGGCGTCGAGCGCCACCAGCGTGTTGTCCGCCTGTGCCAGGAAGACTTTGCCGTCGGCGACCGCGACGCCGCGGTTGACGGTGTCGCAGCACATCACCGGAATGACGGTCGGGTCCTGGACCGATTCATATTTCCAGATGACCCGCCCCGGGTTGTTGAGGTCGAGCGCGAAGACCTTGTTGGGGAACGGCGTGTGAATGTACATCACGTCGCCGACGACGATCGGCCCACCCTCATGGCCGCGCAGAACCCCGGTCGAGAACGACCACGCGACCTGGAGATTCTTGACGTTGTCGGTGGTGATCTGGTTGAGCGGGCTGTACCGCTGTCCGGCATAGTTGCCGAGCTGAGACGCCCAGTTGTTGGGGTTCGCTTCATTCTTGAGAATACTGTCGTTCGCAGAAGCCGAGCCGGCTGCGACGACGGCGACAGACGCCAGAAGCCAGCGAGACAATACCTTCATGACGATCCCTCCCGTGATGGCGCTTATTGTTTACCCAAAAACCAATGGGCTTCTTGCTTATGAGCGCAGCGCTGAGTGCAAAAGGGCGTTGTCGCGCGGATATTGTCGCGCGGTATGTTCGGTTCTGAATTCAATATTCAGAAAAGCTGACGCCAAATTGGTACTTAATGCTATATTGGGACCATCTTCTCGTCAAGGCTCTGCCGAATAGAAAATGTCAAACAATCGTCTTGTGCCAGATTTATCCAGGACCGGCCGCAAATTGGGAGTAAGAGATTAATCCTTCAAAACAAGATTTTGTAATTTATTTATTTGCAGTTTTGAGCGCGAATTTTGTGCAGAGCAGCAATATTTGCTGCAAAGCAGCGTGGCCCGATCCGTGACGCCGGCTGTTGATGCATGCGTTCCGGCCTTCGTCCGCCTTGGCGGAAGCGCCGAAGGCGCCGGCTCATCGAGCTTTCGTACAGGAAACGCGAACCATGTTTGAACTGGTTCTGGTGATTTGTCTGGCCGTGCGGCCGGACCACTGCGCCATCGAGCGTCCACTCTCCTTCGAACGGTATCCGACCGCGGTCGAATGCACGCACAACAGCTACGTCCACGTCGTGCATTGGCTCATGGAACATCCCAACTGGAACGTCCGCCAATGGCGGTGCGAGCAGCCCGGGGCCTGACGCCAGCGCAGGTTGCTTCAAGGATAGAAAACACGTCACTCAACGTTCCGTTGACCTGCGGCGCGCCGACTCCAGACTTGCGCGAAAGCTTCTCTGGACCTTGCGGCCCGTTCCGTTTCATCCGTTGCACCAACGGCTTTGCAAACTCCCAACGTTTAGGCATTGGTTAACCTTCGATGCCTAATGATTCGGCGCCCTGTGGTTTGGCTCATTTCCGAGCAGCCGTAATCGCGCAATCCTGTCCTCGTCCTGGGCATGGCATGCGGCTTGCTCTCGCTGATCCACACGATGTTGGCACAGCCGTGCCGTTGCGTTTTGGAGCGCCCGATGTTTGTTACCCTGTCGATGATCTTCTGCCTGGCGTCCGACCCGACCCAGTGCCGGACCATCAACCCGATGGTTCCCGACACCGAACCCCTGACCATGTCGAGCTGCCCGATCGCCGGTCAGATCGAGAGCGCCAAGTGGATCAATGACCACCCGAAGTACGAGCTTCAGCGCATCCAATGCACGGTAGGTAAGCGGTTCAAGCAGCAGGGTGCGTGAGGGTTTGACGGGGACGGTCCGGTGCCGCCTCACGCCAGCGCCGCGGCCCGGCGCAGGTCGGCCACGAACTCCGCCTGCGCCCGCCGCCGCTCCTCGTCTCCCGGGAGCCTCAGCAGATAGGAGGGGTGGACGGTGACGAAGCCGTTCCACCCGTCGCCGTTCCGCCCGTCGCCGTTCCGCCCGTCGAAGGCCATCGGCCCCCGCTCGCGCAGCACCGAAACGGGCCGGCCGCTCAGCGCCAGGGCGGCCGTGGCTCCCAGCGCGACGACGAGGCGGGGGCGGACGAAGCCAAGCTCCGTCATCAGCCACCAGCGGTAATGCTTGACCTCGCCGGAGGTCGGCGACTGGTGGATGCGCCGCTTGCCGCGCTGGACGAATTTGAAATGCTTGACGGCGTTGGTCAGGTAGAGGCCGCCGCGGTCGACGCCGGCTTCCTCCAGCGCGGCGGTCAGCAACTGGCCGGCGGGGCCGACGAAGGGGCGGCCTTCGCGGTCCTCCTGGTCACCCGGCTGCTCGCCGACGATGGCGATGGCCGCACCCTCCGGCCCCTCGCCCAGCACCGCCTGCGTTGCCCCCGGCACCAGCGGCTCGGAGCGTTGGATCAGGCGGTTCAGTTCGGCGAGGCTGTCCGGGGCCTGCTTGGCCATCGCCGCCACCGCCTTCTCCGGCATGCGGCGGCGCGGGATGGCGGCCTCCGCCTCCAGCATCGCCTGGACGCGGGCGGGGGCGGAGCGGACCATGGCCGGAATGGCCGCCGTCTCCGGCATGTTGGCCCAGTATTTCCGCGGCATCTCCGCCCGCATGGCCGTCGGGTTGACCCGAGCGGGATTGAAGGTGCTTTCGTAATAGCGCAGCCAGCCCTCGGCGAAGCGGTCGTCGGTTAGAGAGTCCGGACGCTCGGCGGGCGGGCCGGTCATCAGGCGGTGGCGGTCCCAGTGCAGCGAGCCCTTCGGCGTCAGGATCGTCCACACCATGCTTTCGAAGCGCTCGACGAAGAAGGGCGCGACGGCCTCGACGATGTGGTGGTCGGGCTCGAACCACGCGATGTAGCGCTCCCCGCCGTCCAGGGCAGGGAGCGCGCGGAAGCGCAGGAAGGCGTGCATCTTGTGGATGTCCCGGCGCACCGCCTTGTCGAGCCGCTCCAGCCGGTGGACCAGCGGGTCGGCGTGCTGGTCGAGCAACGCGCGCTCCCCGTTCAGCACCCGCCAGACCAGCCGGTAGAGCAGGGCGTAGCGCTCCGGATCACCGTGGCAGACGACGGTTTCGATCAACTGACCGACCGCTTGGGGCAGGAAGACCGGGGGGCCGTTTTCAAGTGCGGGTGCTTCGTCGCCGAACAGCGACGGCGCGCCCACGCTCCACAGCACCGCCTCGGGCGCCGTCCGGGCGGCGGCGAGGCGGCGCACCGCCCGGCGGAAGCCGTCGAGGTCCGCCCCTTCCCGCAAGGTGATCGTGTGCATCGTCAGAACAGACTCAGTTGGCTGGACGGGGTGACCAGCCGCTGCCGCAGGTCCAGCCGGTCGGTCAGCCCGCCCACGGGGTGGTAGTCGGCGGCGATCAGGAAGGGGCGGGCGCGGCGCAGCCCGCTCGACAGCCGCCCCAGATCCTCCATGCGCAGGCGGGTGTGGCGGCGCGCCGACAGGATCTTGTCGACGGCGCGCGCACCCAGCCCCGGCACCCGCAGCAGCATCTCGCGGTCGGCGCGGTTGACGTCCACCGGGAAGCGCTCCCGGTTCTTCAGCGCCCAGGCCAGCTTCGGGTCGATGCCGAGATCGAGCATCCCGCCCTCGCCGCCGGACGCGATCTCCTCCACCGTGAAGCCGTAGTAGCGCAGCAGCCAGTCGGCCTGATACAGCCGGTTCTCCCGTTGCAGCGGCGGCGGCTTGACCGGCAGCACCGAGCTGGCCTCCGGGATCGGGCTGAAGGCCGAATAATAGACGCGGCGCAGCCCGTAGCGCTGGTAGAGCGTGCCGCTGGTCTCCAGGACCGAGCGGTCGGTGGCGTCGTCGGCTCCGACGATCAGCTGGGTGCTCTGGCCGGCGGGGGAGAAGCGGCGGCGCTCCTCCTTGGCCTCGACGATGCGTTCGTTGACCTGACCCATCACCGCCTTGATGGTGCCGCCGTTCTTCTCCGGCGCGAAAGCCTTCAGGCTATGGTCGGTGGGCAGTTCGAGGTTGATCGACAGGCGGTCCGCCCACAGCCCGGCCTGCTCGATCAGCCAGGGGCTGGCCTCGGGGATGGTCTTCAGGTGGATGTAGCCGGCAAAGCCGTGGTCGCGCCGCAGCGTCCGCGCCACCAGCATCATCTGCTCCATCGTGTGGTCCGGCGAACGGATGATGCCGGAGGACAGGAACAGCCCCTCGATGCAATTGCGCTTGTAGAAGCCCAGGGTCAGTTCCACCACCTCCGCCACCGTGAAGCGGGCGCGGCGGACGTTGGAGGAGCGCCGGTTGATGCAGTACACGCAGTCGAACAGGCAGTGGTTGGTCAGCAGGATCTTCAGGAGCGAGACGCAGCGCCCGTCCGGCGTGTAGGCATGGCAGATGCCGG
This window contains:
- a CDS encoding methanol/ethanol family PQQ-dependent dehydrogenase, coding for MKVLSRWLLASVAVVAAGSASANDSILKNEANPNNWASQLGNYAGQRYSPLNQITTDNVKNLQVAWSFSTGVLRGHEGGPIVVGDVMYIHTPFPNKVFALDLNNPGRVIWKYESVQDPTVIPVMCCDTVNRGVAVADGKVFLAQADNTLVALDAKTGKEMWKAKNGDHTKGETLTAAPLVVKDKVFVGISGGEFGVRGHLTAYDTNSGKMVWRAFSTGPDTDVKIDPSKTMMMGKPIGQKDLGVSTWPGEEWKRGGGTTWGWYTYDPALNLIYYGTGNPGTWNPTQRAVDKDRAKSDNKWSMTIFARDPETGEAKWVYQKTPFDEWDFDGVNENILADINMNGQQRKVLVNFDRNGFAYTLDRATGELLVAQKFDPTVNWATDVDMKTGRPNVVDKYSTFANGEDKNTAAVCPAALGSKDQQPASFSPDTGLFYVPTNHICMDYEPFSVSYTAGQAYVGSTVSMYPTPNSHGGMGNFIAWDAAAGKIVWSRPERFAVWSGALSTKGGVAYYGTLEGYLVAVDMKDGKELWRFKTPSGIIGNINTYTHNGKQYVAVLSGVGGWAGIGLAAGLTQEAGAQAWHNAVHPGHTEGGGVATAGLGAVGAHQSLGEYTQLGGVLTVFHIPDQK
- a CDS encoding dihydroneopterin aldolase, with amino-acid sequence MADDALLSYVPYRPAASRVRYYDITLRDYVDQFRIGVWDEEKERTQRVRINVSLTLPWPDRPMTDSLDEVLSYDFLIDGIRALRDGAHVNLVETLGDRILALCFSNPDVTRARVQVEKLDVVPESGGVGIVIERSRPEGARTAS
- a CDS encoding DUF447 domain-containing protein, whose amino-acid sequence is MTFIRETIITSCDAAGTVHVAPMGATVTETGYVLAPFRPSRTLDNLLATRCAVVNFTDDVRVFAGCVSGRQRDWPTIPAERIRGAVLAGALAHEELDVAAVEDDGVRPRLDCRPVHRVTHRPFRGFNRAQAAVVEGAILVSRLHLLPPEKIDREIDYLSIAIGKTAGPVELEAWGWLLDRIAEHRACGGKAP
- a CDS encoding DUF3280 domain-containing protein, whose amino-acid sequence is MRPTEFAAPALLFLLLSGAAPAAAQTPAKVLVFDLELVDTSREPPDPDHAGRLERVTALLRDGLKDGGYAVTGVHDSAVAAEVPASLYRCNGCERDLGRRAGADIVVTGFIHKISTLILNMQIIMRRTGDGGEDGEIIAVANADIRGDNERSWRRGVDWLLRHRLLAAPPSDR
- a CDS encoding c-type cytochrome — translated: MKRRLGLLTGALTVGTVACFAALAQDAPTTPDGTPTYIVKDGQVDKGTYNGYRRFHATCHTCHGFDASGSSFAPSLADSLKRLSYDEFKEVVVNGRQNQGATGDKVMPSFGLDPNIMDHLDDIYRYLKARADGALPGGRPQRIGG
- a CDS encoding (5-formylfuran-3-yl)methyl phosphate synthase, producing MTRLLASVASLEELTLAARGGADILDLKDPKAGALGAWPQDAIAHAVDTARRWSVRAPLSATVGDLPMDPAPVTRRVAETWACGVEYVKIGLSPPGDPVGCVEALAPEARRGTRIVAVLFADLWTDPGTLLPDIAKAGFAGAMLDTAGKGSGGLLRHKTKDELARFLAQARGYRLLTGLAGSLRLDDIPALLPLAPDYLGFRTALCAGADRGGALDPAALAAVRNAVPRQPLNG
- a CDS encoding DUF6513 domain-containing protein, with the translated sequence MAERPKHVLFLTGALAEPRLRHVLAALEPLEFRTTVVNLGIKVAALATTEIVLRRLASTEGADLVLLPGRFRGDLDRLSAHFGVPFERGPDELDDLPQHFRRQATPLDLSRYRTRIFAEIVEAPLLDVPAILERAARFAADGADVIDLGGLPDHPFPHLEEAVTALREAGHTVSVDSLDPRELLRGAAAGASYLLSLTEETAWVARETDAVPIVIPTTPGDLPSLDRALDAIRDAGRRCIADPILEPIHHGFTDSLLRYREVRARHPDLEILMGVGNVTELTDADTPGMTALLMGVVSELRIDHVLTVQVSPHCRRTIREFDAARRQFFAAAEAGALPRNFGDALLCLRDRKPFTSTPEQVADLAARIRDPNYRIEVTERGLHLYNRDGHHVAGDPFALLPHIDPRTDMGHAFYLGAELARAQIAWQLGKRYSQDNELRWGVAADAPDSIGGGET
- a CDS encoding quinoprotein dehydrogenase-associated putative ABC transporter substrate-binding protein, whose amino-acid sequence is MANPSASIALAVTIAAALLSVTAPAHAVEVTERETVRVCADGNLLPYSNERMEGFENEIARLIGEDLKKPVTYYWWPQTIGFVRNTLRARQCDLVMGTASGEELMQNTNPYYRTVYSLVYRTKSGIRAESVGDPSLKDARIGVVEKTPAVNLLRLYGITRTEPYQLNTDTRANNPARDAIEDVAAGRTDAAVIWGPIAGYFAAQQTEPLTVVPLVKEPAGARLQFNISMGIRSDEPEWKHWLNDFIKRRQDDIDRILLRYHVPIIGPDGALKTAAAIEPPGYRMDQYRAPTPAGLSGASTVTLAELRRLIEHFPDTRLVDVMPAPPRPADRPEPAVWVPPPRRSLPGAVWLPNTGYGSLSGEQERYFRAGLETVSHGDRAARLVFFCEPDCWMSWNAAKRAVEWGYGNVYWYSDGAMRWQEAGYGLETVQPFTGGPSN